A part of Synechococcus sp. KORDI-49 genomic DNA contains:
- a CDS encoding vitamin K epoxide reductase, with protein MTPRVKTLLAGMALGLSFSTTPLDAKEWSGTIGEPLRDSSEQALQLVDHLRSIGARFFGAWTCPACFRQMNLFGKQAGAEVPYVECRKPETLPAQAEACREAGIRAYPTWVLSDGQRREGVQSLEALSTWTGLR; from the coding sequence ATGACGCCGCGCGTGAAGACTCTGCTGGCCGGCATGGCGCTCGGGCTGAGTTTCAGCACCACCCCGCTGGACGCCAAGGAATGGAGCGGAACCATCGGTGAGCCCCTCCGCGATTCGAGCGAGCAGGCCCTGCAGCTCGTCGACCATCTGCGCAGCATCGGAGCCCGCTTCTTCGGGGCCTGGACGTGCCCTGCCTGCTTCCGCCAGATGAATCTGTTCGGCAAGCAGGCCGGTGCCGAGGTGCCCTACGTGGAATGCCGCAAGCCTGAAACCCTCCCCGCGCAGGCGGAAGCCTGCCGAGAAGCGGGGATCCGCGCTTATCCGACCTGGGTTCTCTCGGATGGTCAACGGCGCGAGGGCGTCCAGTCTCTCGAGGCCCTGAGCACCTGGACCGGACTGCGCTGA
- a CDS encoding SulP family inorganic anion transporter, which translates to MALIHGLHRRNLRGDLLGGVTAAVVALPLALAFGNAALGPGGAIYGLYGAIVAGFLAALFGGTPAQVSGPTGPMSVTVAGVVSSLAAVGVSRDLSAGEMLPLVMAAVVLGGLFEALLGVLRLGRYITLVPYSVVSGFMSGIGAIILVLQLGPFIGVSTRGGVVESLGTLLSDPTPNPAAIAVGLMTLAVVFLTPARIRAWIPSPLLALLVVTPLSLLLFSDDRLRDLDLEPLTRIGTIPDGGLRPVMPDFSRHLPELVKAGLVLALLGAIDSLLTSLVADNITQTNHDSNRELIGQGIANSAAGFLSGLPGAGATMRTVINIKSGGETPISGMTHSLVLLLVLLGAGSLAAEIPTALLAGILIKVGLDIIDWGFLLRAHRLSTKTAVLMHGVLLMTVFWDLIWGVLVGMFVANLLTVDSITQAQLAGMDEDNPHDGEAALPSDLSEQEKNGIRRCGDALMLFRLRGPMSFGAAKGISARMGLIRNYKVLILDISEVPRMGVTASLAIERMVKEAESLGRLAIVAGANERLRARLMAFGINAPMTDRREALRRAEEFIAPPR; encoded by the coding sequence ATGGCGCTGATCCACGGTCTGCATCGACGCAATCTGCGGGGGGATCTGCTCGGTGGTGTCACCGCAGCCGTGGTCGCACTGCCGCTGGCCCTCGCCTTCGGTAACGCAGCGCTCGGACCGGGCGGAGCGATCTACGGCCTGTACGGAGCCATCGTCGCCGGCTTCCTCGCGGCCCTGTTCGGCGGCACACCCGCTCAGGTGAGCGGACCCACCGGGCCGATGAGCGTCACGGTGGCAGGTGTGGTGTCAAGCCTTGCTGCGGTGGGGGTCTCCAGAGATCTCTCCGCCGGCGAAATGCTGCCGCTCGTGATGGCTGCCGTGGTGCTCGGAGGTCTCTTCGAGGCCCTTCTGGGCGTTCTGCGCCTCGGTCGCTACATCACGCTGGTGCCCTACTCCGTGGTGTCCGGCTTCATGTCGGGGATCGGCGCCATCATCCTGGTGCTTCAGCTGGGGCCTTTCATCGGGGTGAGCACCCGCGGCGGAGTCGTGGAGTCTCTCGGCACCCTGCTGTCTGACCCGACGCCGAACCCCGCCGCCATCGCCGTCGGGCTGATGACACTGGCCGTGGTGTTTCTCACGCCGGCACGGATCAGGGCATGGATCCCGTCGCCTCTGCTGGCCCTGCTGGTCGTGACCCCGCTGTCGCTGCTCCTGTTCAGCGACGACCGGCTGAGGGATCTGGACCTCGAGCCTCTGACGCGGATCGGGACGATTCCCGATGGTGGCCTGCGTCCGGTGATGCCTGATTTCAGTCGTCATCTTCCCGAACTGGTGAAGGCAGGCCTGGTGCTGGCCCTGCTGGGGGCGATCGACTCGCTGCTGACCTCGCTGGTGGCCGACAACATCACCCAGACCAATCACGACTCCAACCGGGAGCTGATCGGCCAGGGGATCGCGAACTCCGCAGCCGGTTTCCTCTCAGGGCTGCCTGGAGCAGGGGCCACGATGCGCACGGTGATCAACATCAAATCCGGCGGAGAGACACCGATCTCCGGGATGACCCACTCTCTTGTCCTGCTGCTGGTGCTGCTGGGGGCGGGGTCGCTTGCGGCAGAGATTCCCACCGCTCTGCTGGCAGGGATCCTGATCAAGGTTGGACTGGACATCATCGATTGGGGCTTCCTGCTGCGGGCCCACCGGCTGTCCACCAAAACAGCGGTTCTGATGCACGGCGTGCTGCTGATGACTGTCTTCTGGGACCTGATCTGGGGGGTGCTGGTCGGGATGTTCGTCGCCAATCTGCTCACCGTCGACTCCATCACCCAGGCCCAGCTCGCTGGGATGGATGAGGACAATCCCCACGACGGGGAGGCGGCACTGCCCTCGGACCTTTCTGAGCAGGAGAAGAACGGCATCCGTCGCTGCGGCGATGCTCTGATGCTGTTCCGGCTGCGGGGACCGATGAGTTTCGGAGCCGCCAAGGGGATCAGCGCCCGGATGGGACTGATCAGGAACTACAAGGTGTTGATCCTGGACATCAGTGAAGTCCCGCGCATGGGGGTGACGGCCTCCCTGGCGATCGAACGGATGGTCAAGGAGGCTGAGTCCCTCGGTCGGCTGGCGATCGTCGCGGGTGCCAATGAACGGCTACGGGCAAGGCTGATGGCCTTCGGCATCAACGCGCCCATGACCGATCGTCGTGAGGCGCTCCGACGCGCTGAGGAATTCATCGCTCCGCCACGCTGA
- a CDS encoding tRNA-(ms[2]io[6]A)-hydroxylase, translated as MTVAIPDKSIQSIRWLAAPTSWSWVDQANARPMEVLIDHAHCERKAAGSAVQMMFRYLCEPGLGEVLSPLAREELEHFEQVLTLIKSRGRYLEPLPSAGYGAALSGHIRRGEPQRMLDSFLVAGLIEARSHERMALLAEHSPDPELRALYADLLNSEARHFGIYWTLAEARWSRQLVMERLEVLAEAESLALEGSLAKPEEVRMHSPGVTLRR; from the coding sequence ATGACCGTCGCGATTCCGGACAAGAGCATTCAGTCGATTCGTTGGTTGGCGGCCCCCACGAGCTGGAGCTGGGTGGACCAGGCCAATGCCAGGCCGATGGAGGTGCTGATCGACCATGCCCACTGCGAGCGCAAGGCAGCGGGATCCGCTGTTCAGATGATGTTCCGCTACCTCTGCGAGCCAGGTCTCGGGGAGGTGCTCAGTCCTCTGGCGAGAGAGGAGCTGGAGCATTTCGAGCAGGTTCTGACCCTGATCAAATCCAGAGGTCGTTATCTGGAACCGTTGCCCTCGGCTGGGTATGGAGCTGCCTTGTCAGGCCATATCCGTCGCGGTGAACCCCAGCGGATGCTGGATTCGTTTCTGGTGGCGGGTTTGATCGAAGCCCGATCCCATGAGCGCATGGCCCTGCTGGCCGAGCACAGCCCGGATCCTGAGCTGCGAGCGCTTTACGCAGATCTGCTGAACAGTGAGGCCCGTCATTTCGGGATCTACTGGACCCTGGCGGAGGCCCGCTGGTCACGCCAGCTGGTGATGGAACGTCTGGAGGTGTTGGCCGAAGCCGAATCGCTTGCCCTGGAAGGCAGCCTTGCGAAGCCTGAAGAGGTGAGAATGCACTCCCCGGGTGTCACGCTCCGGAGATGA